From the genome of Aerococcus urinaehominis:
TGTATCTAATAAAGCGTCTAATTGGTCCTGACTAAAACCACCATTTGAACCCAAGAAGAAAACAACATTAGCAGCTAACTCATTATTGGCAGCCATAGATTGGACGACTGGCAAAGCATAAGACACCTGCATGCCGACTTCAGCCTGAATATTAGCCTGAGGAAAGACGGTGTAAATACCCGGCGCTGCGCCAACTGTTAGAGAGTCCCCAATAAATGAAATAGGTTGGTCTAAATGTTTAGCCGCGTCTTGTTTAGAAATATAGTCATAGTAAGCTTGTTGGTCTTCCGGTAATTGAGACACATAGTCTTCAAAACTCTTGATTTCAGTAATACCAGCCCGGTTCTTTTCAGCAATGTAATTAATGTTTTTGGCATTTTCTGCTTCCCAGGCTTGGGCCTGGTCTGAGGTCGGTGCCGTAAAGATAACGAGTCCAGCCAGAGCCAAAGCCGATATTTTCCCAATTAACGACCAATTTAGGGCTCTAAACTTAACCACCCAGGCATTTACAGAAGGTGCCTTAGATTCTAAACTCACCCGCCAATTACGATTTATCACGAAACCTTGGAAAAGGATAGCAATTACAGCCAGCGTGACTAATTGGATAATCACATTATTAGTGAAATTATTTTCCGTTGTGGTCTGGCTATAGAAAATAATAAAAATAGGATAGTAGAAAAGATAGGCCGCAAAGGTCTGTTGCCCCAACCAAACAAAAGGTTTAAAACGAAACACTTGGGCTAAGAAGCCTTGGCCATCTACCAGGCACCAAATTAAAAGGGCAGTCACCATATCAAATAAGACCATCCCGCCATAATAAGTAAAACTAGCCTGGGCGGTCATCTTAGTTACCATTGCCAGTAAAGCCAAGCTACTAGCAATGATAACAAGGCTAGGTAACCAGCTGCTTAGCATTGACCCAGTTTTTTGACTGTCTTCTTCAGCATTTTTATTAACTACTTGCAGCAATAACTCGGCTTGACTAGGTAATAAGGCTAATCCGGCCCCAATTAAGAAAGAGAAGGCCCGGGTATCTAGACCATAGTATACCCGAGAGGGATCTTGGCCAGGCTTGAAAATAATAGCCATCGCAATAATAGAAGCCAATGCCAATGCTAAGATAACCAGTAACCTTTTGCCTCGATTTTTTATGGTTCTTTGCAGCAAAGGATAAGCAATTTGCCAAATAACAACTAGTTGAGCATAAAGAGATAGATACCATAGGTGGGTAAAAATCGATGGACTCAGCGAATTAGCAAAATAAGACTGACCAGCGATAATTTGCTGAAAATTATTAACCAAAGCTAAACTCGCCAAGGCAGAATTACGAATATTTACTAGGAGGTCACTTCTAAATAAGTATATAAATATCAGCGACGCCACCACCATTACTAACATGGGTAACCAGATTTTAAGTAACCGCTGGCCAATTTTACGCCACTGAATCAAGGCCTGGTCCGCTCGCTTAGCTGCTCGGCTTTCCTGGTTAACATCAAGATAGTTTT
Proteins encoded in this window:
- a CDS encoding acyltransferase family protein, with the translated sequence MKKHFLPALDSLRLFAMIAIIGYHYFEFALPGGFLGVNVFLILSGFLLTRQLNWRNEDHQLYQADIDQNYLDVNQESRAAKRADQALIQWRKIGQRLLKIWLPMLVMVVASLIFIYLFRSDLLVNIRNSALASLALVNNFQQIIAGQSYFANSLSPSIFTHLWYLSLYAQLVVIWQIAYPLLQRTIKNRGKRLLVILALALASIIAMAIIFKPGQDPSRVYYGLDTRAFSFLIGAGLALLPSQAELLLQVVNKNAEEDSQKTGSMLSSWLPSLVIIASSLALLAMVTKMTAQASFTYYGGMVLFDMVTALLIWCLVDGQGFLAQVFRFKPFVWLGQQTFAAYLFYYPIFIIFYSQTTTENNFTNNVIIQLVTLAVIAILFQGFVINRNWRVSLESKAPSVNAWVVKFRALNWSLIGKISALALAGLVIFTAPTSDQAQAWEAENAKNINYIAEKNRAGITEIKSFEDYVSQLPEDQQAYYDYISKQDAAKHLDQPISFIGDSLTVGAAPGIYTVFPQANIQAEVGMQVSYALPVVQSMAANNELAANVVFFLGSNGGFSQDQLDALLDTIGSDRQIYLVTTHVTRPWASQVNQLLTQASQNRDNVHLIDWGGYFAGQAEAGAWLREDGVHFNEEGIKQWLGMLATEVN